The following DNA comes from Candidatus Rokuibacteriota bacterium.
CAGCGTTCGGTGCCCCGTGACGGGGTGTAGGGAGCGGAGGCAAACCGAAGGAGAGCTGCCATGGCAAGCCTGACGATGAAAGAACTGTTGGAGGCCGGGGTCCACTTCGGCCACCAGACCAAGCGCTGGAACCCCAAGATGCAGAAGTACATCTTCGGGGAGCGGAACGGCATCTACATCATCGATCTCCAGAAGACCCTGAAGAAGTTCCGGGAGGCCTACGCCTTCGTCCGGGACCTGGCCGCGGGCGGCGGGGCCGTCCTCTTCGTCGGGACCAAGAAGCAGGCGCAGGACACCGTCTACGAGGAGGCCACGCGCTGCGGCATGTTCTACGTGAACCGGCGCTGGCTGGGGGGGACCCTGACCAACTTCGCCACCATTCGCAAGTCGATCGGTCGGCTCAAGAAGCTCGAGGAGATGAGCGCCAGCGGGGAGTACGAGAGCCTCCCGAAGAAAGAGGTGCTCGGGCTCGAGCGCGAGCGGCAGAAGCTCGAGAAAGCGCTGGCAGGGATCAAGGAGGTTGACCGGTTGCCCGCGGCGGTGTTCGTCGTCGATCCCCGCAAGGAGAAGATCGCGGTGGCCGAGGCTCAGCGGCTGGCGATCCCCATCGTGGCCATCGTCGATACGAACTGCGACCCGACAGGGATCGACTATCCGATTCCGGGCAACGACGACGCGATCCGCGCGGTGCGCCTGATCACCTCGCGCATCGCCGACGCGATCATCGAAGGGAGAGGAACGCTCGCCAAGGAAGAGCCGGAGGAGGCCGCTCCCGAGGCCACCGAGGCCGAGCTGGCCCCCGCCGAGAGCGTGTGACGGAGGACCGCCCGGAGTGCCTCGACCGACAGAGTTGGTGAAGGAGCTCCGGGAGCTCACCGGGGCCGGCGTGATGGACTGCAAGGCCGCGCTGGAAGCCTCTGCGGGGGACATCCAGAAGGCCGTCGAATTTCTCCGGAAGAAGGGGCTGGCGGACGCCGCCAAACGGGCCCACCACCAGGCGCGCGAGGGCCTCGTCGGGGCCTACATCCATCCCGGCGGGAGGATCGGAGTGCTGGTCGAGATCGACTGCGAGACCGATTTTGTCGCGCGCACCGACGGCTTCCAGGAGCTGGTGAAGGACCTCGCCATGCAGGTGGCTGCCGCGAACCCGACCTACGTCGCGCGGGAGGACGTTCCGGGGGAGGTCGTGGACAAGGAGCGAGAGATCTACCGCCACCAGATGGCGGACCAGAAGAAGCCGGCCCACGTCCTCGAGAAGATCGTGGAAGGCAAGCTGGAGCGGTTCTACACCGAGCAGTGCCTGCTCGAGCAGCCGTTCATCAAGGACGCTTCGGGGAAGACCAAGGTCAAGGACCTGGTAGGCCAGTTGGGCGCCCGGGTCGGCGAGCGCGTCGTGGTCCGCCGCTTCGCCCGCTTCAGAGTAGGCGAGGGAGACTAAGGCATGTCGTGGTGCTCCTGCGTGCCGCACGTTCGAGCGCGCACCCGCTTCGCGGGTACCCGGTCCGCGCAAGCTGGGGGGGAGGTTCGGAAGGGGGACGAAGCCCCCCTCCGAGAGATCGCCCGCTTCCGCGTCGGCGAGGGAGAGTAGCGTGGGGAATCGCTCCGCACCTCCGCTCTACCGTCGCGTCGTGCTGAAGCTGTCCGGTGAGGCGCTCGCCGGTGCGCAGGGGTACGGGATCGACCCGGACGTGCTGGACCGGGTCGCGAGGGAAGTCAAGGCGGTG
Coding sequences within:
- the rpsB gene encoding 30S ribosomal protein S2; translation: MASLTMKELLEAGVHFGHQTKRWNPKMQKYIFGERNGIYIIDLQKTLKKFREAYAFVRDLAAGGGAVLFVGTKKQAQDTVYEEATRCGMFYVNRRWLGGTLTNFATIRKSIGRLKKLEEMSASGEYESLPKKEVLGLERERQKLEKALAGIKEVDRLPAAVFVVDPRKEKIAVAEAQRLAIPIVAIVDTNCDPTGIDYPIPGNDDAIRAVRLITSRIADAIIEGRGTLAKEEPEEAAPEATEAELAPAESV
- a CDS encoding elongation factor Ts produces the protein MDCKAALEASAGDIQKAVEFLRKKGLADAAKRAHHQAREGLVGAYIHPGGRIGVLVEIDCETDFVARTDGFQELVKDLAMQVAAANPTYVAREDVPGEVVDKEREIYRHQMADQKKPAHVLEKIVEGKLERFYTEQCLLEQPFIKDASGKTKVKDLVGQLGARVGERVVVRRFARFRVGEGD